The Macrobrachium nipponense isolate FS-2020 chromosome 1, ASM1510439v2, whole genome shotgun sequence genome includes a window with the following:
- the LOC135218825 gene encoding uncharacterized protein K02A2.6-like — MASSVPVCPYKTVIDAYSVFHQVELDEESRHLTTFISPWEVNYAVVEGEAAAVVWCFQKARLFLLGCPNIILVTDHRPLVKVFGDRELKDIAKTLQYRFTVKYIPGKKNSAADTLSRYPVIRSPINASDSEMGEEVESSCVAALITSLSDDVITLDWNSVKKAAESDVEYHLLKSMVAAGSWPVSRNLVDPSIKPYFNVRDRLGIVDELVVYSYDEGHIRLVIPVSLRDRVVSNLHSGHQSSDSMIRRARQAVYWPGMEGQLKLKRMQCRTCDVIAPSQQKELLLPTPPPDYPFQQTVTDMFQICGKQYLAYADRLTGWLEIAFYPSGATSAKLIPLFRRYFMQWGAPEEISLDGGTNLVSTEMASFLQKWGVRMRISSAHYPQSNGRAEAAVRTAKRTIQDDTRSDGSLDTDSFARAILQYRNTPLRDIDKSPAQLAMGRQLRDSVPMIKSYHKITEQWADIMIDREEKMGRHLRNVKFRHDSSAKRLRPLQTGTTVAVQNVVSKAWDRIAKAIEMKGDRQYVIKLDGSGRISTRNRKHLREIRVQDSPPTRSLSPSDSCADRQPRRGTRKINPPSWHKNYILSPLHLRQYLREPGTGDSDGPMGSCKGPFATSQRLEGHRKRDIEVGRQRVRKQEQQNAPRKESAKSEKEDNKEVLKAATERRLFESEQNP, encoded by the exons ATGGCATCCAGTGTACCTGTGTGTCCATACAAAACTGTGATAGATGCCTATTCTGTTTTCCATCAAGTGGAATTAGATGAGGAAAGTCGGCACCTGACTACCTTCATATCCCCATGGG AAGTCAATTATGCAGTCGTTGAAGGAGAGGCTGCTGCCGTGGTATGGTGCTTTCAGAAAGCTAGATTATTCCTACTGGGATGTCCCAATATTATCCTTGTTACTGACCACCGTCCGCTGGTCAAAGTGTTTGGTGATAGAGAATTGAAAGACATTGCAAAAACATTACAATACCGTTTCACAGTGAAATACATTCCTGGGAAGAAAAACTCAGCAGCCGATACTCTTTCAAGATACCCAGTAATCAGAAGCCCAATAAATGCGAGTGACAGTGAGATGGGGGAGGAGGTTGAGAGTTCATGCGTTGCAGCATTGATCACGTCGCTGAGTGATGACGTCATAACCCTCGACTGGAATTCTGTTAAAAAAGCTGCTGAAAGCGATGTGGAATATCATCTGCTAAAGAGTATGGTAGCCGCAGGTTCTTGGCCGGTATCAAGAAATCTAGTCGACCCCAGCATAAAGCCGTATTTTAACGTGCGGGACCGACTTGGCATCGTGGACGAACTGGTGGTGTATTCATATGATGAAGGGCACATACGTCTAGTAATACCTGTGTCACTACGAGACCGAGTTGTCTCTAACCTACACTCAGGCCACCAAAGTTCTGATTCAATGATTCGTAGGGCACGACAGGCTGTGTATTGGCCTGGGATGGAGGGTCAACTGAAACTCAAGAGGATGCAGTGCAGAACATGTGACGTCATCGCTCCATCCCAACAAAAGGAACTGCTATTGCCCACCCCACCCCCTGATTATCCTTTTCAACAGACGGTCACGGATATGTTTCAAATATGTGGAAAACAATATCTGGCATATGCAGATAGGCTTACTGGTTGGCTGGAAATTGCCTTCTATCCAAGTGGTGCTACTTCTGCTAAGTTGATCCCACTCTTCCGACGATACTTCATGCAGTGGGGTGCCCCGGAAGAAATCTCCCTCGATGGTGGCACCAATTTGGTAAGCACTGAAATGGCTAGCTTCCTACAGAAATGGGGGGTTAGGATGAGAATATCCTCAGCCCATTACCCCCAATCCAACGGGAGGGCAGAGGCAGCAGTACGTACAGCAAAAAGAACCATTCAAGATGACACAAGAAGCGACGGAAGCCTCGACACAGACAGTTTTGCAAGAGCCATTTTGCAATATAGAAATACGCCCCTAAGAGACATCGATAAATCGCCGGCACAATTAGCCATGGGACGACAACTCAGAGACTCAGTTCCCATGATTAAAAGCTATCATAAGATAACAGAGCAGTGGGCAGACATTATGATAGACAGAGAGGAGAAGATGGGTAGACACTTGAGAAATGTCAAGTTCCGTCATGATTCTAGTGCAAAGAGACTCCGCCCCTTGCAAACGGGTACCACAGTAGCAGTGCAAAATGTTGTCTCTAAGGCCTGGGATCGTATTGCAAAAGCCATTGAAATGAAAGGAGACCGCCAATATGTCATAAAATTAGACGGTAGTGGAAGAATATCAACGAGAAACAGAAAACATCTTCGGGAAATAAGAGTGCAGGATTCCCCACCTACTCGTTCACTTTCCCCCTCTGACTCGTGTGCTGACCGCCAACCCAGAAGAGGGACGAGGAAAATAAATCCTCCGAGTTGGCATAAAAACtacatttt GTCACCTCTCCACCTAAGACAGTACCTTAGAGAACCGGGCACTGGTGACTCAGATGGGCCTATGGGCTCCTGCAAAGGCCCTTTCGCTACCTCACAGAGACTGGAGGGTCAT agaaagagagatatagaAGTGGGTAGGCAGAGAGTgagaaaacaagaacaacaaaatgcACCAAGGAAAGAGAGTGCGAAGAGCGAAAAGGAGGACAACAAAGAGGTTCTAAAAGCTGCAACAGAGCGGAGGCTCTTTGAGTCTGAGCAGAATCCGTAG